AAGGTCCCAGAGATTTGACCGCCCCTACCGGGTCACGAATTGTGCCAACGATCACCACGCTCGGCATGGATTCTGGCGTGGCAGGACTTGCAAAGGGCAATCAAATTATCTCTTGCGTGAGTGCCGCCCTCGGACAAAGGCACTTTGTGGTGGACTTCCTCGGTCGCAACCAGTCTGCCTTCCTTCTGGCACACCTCACACAAAGGATGCTGCTGCACATAGCTGTCACGGATACGCTTCCAAGCCCGTCCGTATCTACGGCGTACAGCAGGATCTCTGTCGTACTTCTCGTAGCGTTTGGCTTCTGCCTTTGCGTGTTCCTCACAGAACCTGCCGTCAGTTAGCTTGGGACAGCCGGGGTAAGAACACGGACGCTTCGGTTTCTTCGGCATCGTTTC
This region of Aminipila luticellarii genomic DNA includes:
- a CDS encoding HNH endonuclease; protein product: MPQGGETMPKKPKRPCSYPGCPKLTDGRFCEEHAKAEAKRYEKYDRDPAVRRRYGRAWKRIRDSYVQQHPLCEVCQKEGRLVATEEVHHKVPLSEGGTHARDNLIALCKSCHARIHAERGDRWHNS